In Deltaproteobacteria bacterium, a single window of DNA contains:
- a CDS encoding CinA family nicotinamide mononucleotide deamidase-related protein has product MKPETWAEVVTVGSELVLGQLVDTNAAYMARALSDIGVGLAYHTTVGDDRKRMSEAFQIALDRCQVVITTGGIGPTEDDLTREVWAEVLGRELCFHPELWEWIQELFKRAGFKLSPNNRRQAFIPDGAEVIPNPRGTAPAFCYETGDRIVFCLPGVPREVEPMIKEEALPRLVKKYDLGGQVIQNRVLKVYGLGESNVDAQLKEIIVSSKNPTIGLQASQFETMVRLTARAGSAEEALRLLDQGEARIQEKVGPFIFGHDKETLAGNTARLLEEKGQSLAVVDAVTRGVICSELGRAVRTDLFKGGLILDHPSPPAELCTRTRKEFEADVCLTAAGFFENERLRVEVHVSGPEAQYERSQVFGGPLPIRLTRAGTMVLFTLYRFLRGD; this is encoded by the coding sequence ATGAAGCCTGAGACATGGGCTGAGGTGGTAACCGTTGGTTCGGAACTGGTACTCGGCCAGCTGGTGGATACAAACGCCGCTTATATGGCCCGGGCCCTGTCCGATATCGGAGTGGGCCTGGCCTATCACACCACCGTGGGTGACGACCGGAAGAGGATGTCAGAAGCCTTTCAAATTGCCTTGGATAGATGCCAGGTCGTGATCACCACCGGCGGGATCGGGCCGACTGAGGACGATCTGACGCGGGAAGTCTGGGCTGAGGTCCTGGGACGGGAGCTTTGCTTTCATCCAGAGCTGTGGGAATGGATCCAGGAGCTGTTTAAGCGGGCGGGCTTCAAGCTGTCTCCGAATAATCGCCGCCAGGCTTTCATTCCCGATGGGGCGGAAGTCATTCCCAACCCCAGAGGCACGGCGCCGGCCTTCTGTTATGAGACCGGCGACCGCATCGTTTTTTGTCTGCCCGGTGTGCCCAGAGAGGTGGAGCCCATGATCAAGGAGGAGGCTTTACCTCGCCTGGTGAAGAAATACGATCTGGGCGGCCAGGTCATCCAGAATCGTGTCCTCAAGGTTTACGGCCTGGGCGAGAGCAATGTGGACGCCCAGCTCAAGGAGATTATCGTTTCATCGAAAAATCCGACCATCGGCCTCCAGGCCTCCCAGTTTGAAACCATGGTCCGGCTGACCGCTCGGGCCGGGAGCGCAGAGGAAGCCCTGCGCCTGCTGGATCAGGGTGAAGCCCGCATTCAGGAGAAGGTCGGACCATTCATCTTCGGCCATGATAAGGAAACCCTGGCCGGAAACACGGCCCGACTGCTCGAAGAGAAAGGGCAAAGCCTGGCCGTGGTGGACGCGGTTACCAGAGGGGTAATCTGCTCAGAATTGGGACGGGCGGTCAGAACGGATTTATTTAAAGGCGGCTTGATCCTTGATCATCCATCGCCTCCAGCCGAATTGTGTACCCGAACCCGCAAGGAGTTCGAGGCAGACGTCTGCCTAACTGCGGCCGGATTTTTTGAGAATGAACGGCTCAGGGTCGAGGTCCATGTCAGCGGACCTGAGGCGCAGTACGAACGATCTCAGGTTTTCGGCGGCCCGCTTCCCATAAGGCTCACACGGGCCGGGACAATGGTCCTCTTCACCTTGTACCGTTTTTTACGGGGAGATTGA
- a CDS encoding TrmJ/YjtD family RNA methyltransferase — MSGVNLKNVAVVLHQPQLSENIGTAARAAGNMGLGRLIVVEPRQMEEDIIMAAATRVGQRLAQDLAVYDNLAEALSDFNYVVGTTARTGPKRGPFSSPRALARKLIELSQDNRIAIVFGPERTGLTSAELRLCQAVVSIPTASPATSSLNLAQAVLIMGYELLMAQSDEIPTPRINLAPAHEVQAMYDHLKKALLELRFLPEENPDYWLMSFGRIFNRAGLTHEDCNLVRGLARQILYVTQHGSWPKKEKAK; from the coding sequence ATGAGCGGCGTGAACCTGAAAAATGTGGCCGTGGTTCTTCACCAGCCCCAGCTTTCAGAAAACATCGGCACCGCGGCCCGCGCCGCAGGCAACATGGGCCTGGGCCGGTTGATCGTGGTTGAGCCTAGGCAGATGGAGGAAGATATCATCATGGCTGCAGCCACCAGGGTCGGCCAACGTCTAGCTCAAGACCTGGCGGTTTATGACAATCTAGCCGAGGCCCTGTCTGATTTTAATTACGTGGTCGGCACCACGGCCCGGACAGGGCCAAAGCGCGGCCCCTTCTCGTCCCCCAGGGCGCTGGCCCGGAAGCTGATTGAACTGAGTCAGGACAACCGCATCGCCATTGTCTTCGGACCGGAAAGGACAGGGCTGACATCGGCAGAACTGCGCCTCTGCCAGGCCGTTGTTTCCATCCCCACGGCTTCTCCGGCGACAAGTTCCCTCAACCTGGCCCAGGCGGTGCTGATCATGGGTTACGAACTCCTCATGGCTCAGTCTGATGAAATTCCAACCCCACGGATAAATCTCGCTCCGGCCCATGAAGTCCAGGCCATGTATGATCATTTGAAAAAGGCGCTTCTCGAGCTGCGCTTCCTGCCTGAGGAGAACCCAGATTACTGGCTCATGAGTTTTGGGCGCATTTTTAACCGGGCCGGGTTGACCCATGAAGACTGCAACCTGGTGCGCGGCCTGGCCCGCCAGATTCTGTATGTGACCCAGCACGGGTCCTGGCCGAAGAAAGAGAAGGCTAAATAG